The proteins below come from a single Natrinema sp. SYSU A 869 genomic window:
- a CDS encoding ABC transporter ATP-binding protein: MTELCLEDVSKVYGADETGTVALESVDLTVRDGEFFTLVGPSGCGKTTTLRAIAGFEEPTEGDVRFDGRKMTGVPPERRDVGVVFQSYALFPHMSVAENVGYGLQFREPPDGGTVDERVAELLELVDLEGMGDRDPEQLSGGQRQRVALARALAPAPDLLLLDEPMSALDAQLRESLRRQVKRIQSELEITTVYVTHDQAEALAISDRLAVMNGGQVEQVGRPQKIYREPATRFVAEFVGDNNVFDGEVRSREGDYATVAVDGETFTLALPDGSDRVSFCVRPGALSQSVADERSAAENRLTVTVETSEFLGETVRINGRWNDSRIVLRLPNVPESDELTVGFAPDDAHIVAQE, translated from the coding sequence ATGACCGAACTGTGTCTTGAGGACGTCTCGAAAGTCTACGGTGCGGACGAAACCGGGACCGTCGCGCTCGAGAGCGTCGATCTCACCGTGCGCGACGGGGAGTTCTTCACCCTGGTCGGCCCCTCCGGCTGCGGGAAGACAACCACCTTGCGAGCGATCGCCGGGTTCGAGGAGCCAACCGAGGGTGACGTCCGCTTCGACGGCCGAAAGATGACCGGCGTACCGCCCGAACGGCGGGATGTCGGCGTCGTCTTCCAGAGCTACGCGCTGTTTCCCCACATGAGCGTCGCCGAAAACGTCGGCTATGGCCTCCAGTTTCGAGAACCACCCGACGGAGGGACGGTCGACGAACGCGTCGCAGAATTGCTCGAACTAGTCGATCTCGAGGGGATGGGTGACCGCGATCCGGAACAGTTGTCGGGTGGCCAGCGACAGCGGGTAGCGCTGGCTCGCGCACTCGCGCCGGCTCCGGACCTGCTCTTGCTCGATGAGCCGATGAGCGCGCTCGACGCGCAGCTTCGGGAGTCGCTGCGTCGACAGGTCAAGCGAATTCAGTCAGAACTCGAGATCACGACCGTCTACGTCACCCACGATCAGGCGGAGGCGCTGGCGATCTCGGATCGGCTCGCGGTCATGAACGGGGGACAGGTCGAACAGGTCGGCCGGCCACAGAAGATCTATCGCGAGCCCGCGACGCGGTTCGTCGCGGAGTTCGTCGGGGACAACAACGTCTTCGACGGTGAGGTTCGCAGCCGCGAGGGCGACTACGCGACGGTCGCGGTCGACGGTGAGACGTTCACGCTGGCGCTCCCCGACGGAAGCGATCGAGTCAGCTTCTGCGTGCGACCGGGCGCGCTCTCGCAATCGGTCGCGGACGAGCGATCGGCCGCTGAAAACCGGCTAACGGTGACCGTCGAGACCAGCGAATTCCTCGGCGAGACCGTCCGCATCAACGGCCGGTGGAACGACAGCAGAATCGTCCTCCGCCTGCCGAACGTTCCCGAGAGCGATGAACTGACGGTCGGGTTCGCGCCCGACGACGCACACATCGTCGCCCAGGAGTGA
- a CDS encoding carboxypeptidase-like regulatory domain-containing protein, with protein MRVTRQLRIDVERRELAAGTTITVRVRDNRRQAIEGAIVTTEAKSARTDERGLCRLRFDSPGFWKLTAAKSPSERVAYKPASALVRVVPNAAALRPYRPMRSR; from the coding sequence ATGAGAGTTACTCGGCAGCTCCGGATCGATGTCGAACGCAGGGAGCTAGCGGCCGGGACAACGATTACCGTTCGCGTCCGCGACAATCGACGGCAAGCCATCGAGGGAGCCATCGTTACGACCGAAGCGAAATCGGCTCGGACGGACGAGCGTGGCCTGTGTCGACTGCGGTTCGATTCGCCCGGATTCTGGAAGCTCACGGCGGCAAAATCCCCGAGCGAGCGCGTTGCGTACAAGCCAGCGTCGGCGCTCGTTCGAGTCGTCCCGAACGCGGCCGCGCTCCGTCCGTATCGCCCCATGAGATCGCGATAG
- a CDS encoding SLC13 family permease: MLVVFGIIAIALVLFITELLPIDVTAILIMVLLMVLGADGVANFTEISTAEGTSGFSNSATITVLAMLILSSGISQTGVVQIIGRKMSAFAGDDLDKQLLATIGVSGPISGFINNTPVVAILVPVISDIAHKGKTSPSKLLIPLSYASMFGGMLTLIGTSTNILASDVSARLLGQPFSMFEFTKLGIIVLLVGSLYLMTIGHRLLPERVPVDEDYVQEYAIEEYLTEAVVNEDSPIVGATVAEAIDHVEFDADILQVVRDDEEFIEPISQKTIREGDLLRLRADRDTVQQFVDRGTLTLAGNPQTVEDLEPDEVPDRTLVEVVVPRGSFLVGESLESSTFRQRYDATVLAFRSRGETVRDHMDERRIRVGDTLLVQAAPDSIDRLSQNDDFIVAHEPEEPDYRTEKIPHAAAIMAGVVGFVAVPWGAVGSALAGMTGVGAFEAMSALSLPILVTALAGVVAMVATGVLKPTEIYDAVEWDVIFLLAGIIPLGIALEQTGGADLLGSLVASTGAYLPIIGVLWVFYLATGLITGVISNNASVVLMLPVAVETAAQINANPFAFVLAVTFAASTAFLTPVGYQTNLFVYGPGGYKFMDFVRVGAPLQLLLSVVTVFGIAFFWGVT; this comes from the coding sequence ATGCTGGTCGTGTTCGGAATCATCGCCATTGCGCTGGTGCTTTTCATCACCGAACTGCTGCCCATCGACGTCACTGCCATCTTGATTATGGTGTTGTTGATGGTGTTGGGTGCCGACGGCGTGGCGAACTTCACCGAAATATCGACTGCGGAGGGGACATCCGGCTTCTCCAATTCGGCGACGATCACTGTGCTGGCAATGCTGATTCTCAGTTCGGGGATCAGCCAGACGGGAGTCGTTCAGATCATCGGTCGCAAGATGTCCGCGTTCGCCGGCGACGACCTCGACAAACAGCTGCTCGCGACGATCGGTGTCAGCGGTCCGATCTCCGGCTTTATCAACAACACGCCGGTCGTCGCCATCCTCGTTCCCGTCATCTCGGACATCGCCCACAAGGGGAAGACCTCCCCGTCGAAGCTCCTGATCCCGCTGTCCTACGCTTCGATGTTCGGCGGGATGCTCACGCTCATCGGCACCTCGACGAACATCCTCGCGAGCGACGTCTCCGCGCGCCTGCTCGGCCAGCCGTTCTCGATGTTCGAGTTCACCAAGCTTGGAATCATCGTCCTCCTCGTCGGCAGCCTCTATCTCATGACCATCGGCCACCGACTGCTGCCCGAGCGTGTCCCCGTCGACGAGGACTACGTCCAGGAGTACGCGATCGAGGAGTATCTGACCGAAGCCGTCGTTAACGAAGACTCGCCGATCGTCGGCGCGACCGTCGCCGAGGCCATCGACCACGTCGAGTTCGACGCCGACATCCTCCAGGTCGTCCGCGACGACGAGGAGTTCATCGAACCGATCAGTCAGAAAACGATTCGAGAGGGAGACCTGCTGCGGCTGCGCGCCGATCGCGACACCGTCCAGCAATTCGTCGATCGAGGAACGCTCACGCTCGCGGGCAACCCGCAGACGGTCGAGGACTTAGAGCCCGACGAGGTACCCGACCGAACGCTGGTCGAGGTCGTCGTCCCACGGGGCTCCTTTCTCGTCGGCGAATCGCTCGAGAGCTCGACCTTTCGCCAGCGCTACGACGCGACCGTGCTGGCGTTCCGCAGCCGCGGGGAGACGGTCCGCGATCACATGGACGAGCGCCGAATCCGCGTCGGTGACACGCTGTTGGTCCAGGCGGCTCCGGACAGCATCGACCGGCTCTCGCAGAACGACGACTTCATCGTCGCACACGAGCCCGAGGAGCCGGACTACCGGACCGAGAAGATTCCCCACGCGGCGGCGATCATGGCGGGTGTCGTCGGCTTCGTCGCCGTGCCGTGGGGGGCGGTCGGCTCCGCCCTCGCCGGTATGACGGGCGTTGGCGCGTTCGAAGCAATGTCCGCGCTCTCCCTACCGATTCTCGTGACTGCGCTCGCTGGCGTCGTCGCGATGGTCGCGACGGGCGTCCTCAAGCCGACGGAGATCTATGACGCCGTCGAGTGGGACGTGATCTTCTTGCTCGCCGGCATCATCCCGCTGGGAATCGCCTTAGAGCAGACTGGCGGGGCGGATCTGCTGGGCTCACTCGTCGCCTCGACCGGTGCCTATCTCCCCATCATCGGCGTATTGTGGGTGTTCTATCTCGCGACAGGGCTCATCACGGGCGTGATTTCGAACAACGCGAGCGTCGTGTTGATGCTCCCAGTGGCCGTCGAGACCGCGGCGCAGATCAACGCGAACCCCTTCGCGTTCGTGCTCGCGGTGACGTTCGCGGCCTCGACCGCGTTCCTGACGCCCGTCGGCTACCAGACGAACCTATTCGTCTACGGCCCCGGCGGCTACAAGTTCATGGACTTCGTCCGGGTCGGCGCACCGCTCCAGTTGCTGCTCTCCGTCGTGACCGTCTTCGGCATCGCGTTCTTCTGGGGCGTTACGTAA
- a CDS encoding ATP-dependent DNA helicase, with product MTNWRTVFGHTQPYEPQVDGIETAIDTGQEGGYTVIEGACGTGKTMIALTAGIDLVRDPDTDYDRVLVLTSVKQQLRQFEADLETINENLPTDWDPISGLTLVGKADVCPYNRENAAGIDDGNVYDRCETLRDRTRDLTGEGGDATAKNLAARARSQQIGLADSGSQSKNTFLGTAGEPTPYPPDLPEYGDGGPVGAETEYCPFYAQYLEDLPDDEEDGSAAEAVPYDFTDAGMVTPEELVARSVKHGTCPHSVMGAALGEVEVVMGNYYHAFDPQTVGSFTGALLDESTFVVCDEAHMLEPRVRDLVSEGVADSTLRDAETELSRVVQPIKFEREGRQAEGGSKTADADLVRGELADSDISYEELNRTLEFVRDLREELDRRVTAHLDRNYRGWQSNLNDLHDEEIPLRNPGEPAEDELSEWASEAGYGDADWVRAEAVGAIVERVLNEAEDEDRTRAAPAVGRVLGEWYRRGHTDYFREIELERTWDDTEPADSWRRAYNARLSLHNCVPSDAIGDRLGNFGGGILMSATLEPMEAFTEVTGLQYLAREEDRPVVERRYGLHFPAENRESFAVAAPKYTYDNRGSPGADNPTRRSYTNAIAKVACLSGNVLVGMPSYAEAEWVAGQLEDRVDKPVLLDAASDDETTQSLKDEFFAGEGKVLVTSLRGTLTEGVDYSGDRLAAAVVCGVPIVNTSSPRTKAVRRAYDDEFGDGFTYALTIPAVRKARQAIGRVIRSPEDVGVRVLLDERYARDSWDSVRSYLPDDGEFQPVSPDMLDVGLERFGSRLSSE from the coding sequence ATGACGAATTGGCGGACGGTGTTCGGCCACACCCAGCCCTACGAGCCGCAAGTCGACGGTATCGAGACAGCCATCGACACCGGGCAGGAAGGCGGGTATACCGTCATCGAAGGGGCCTGTGGCACCGGAAAGACGATGATTGCGCTCACCGCGGGGATCGACCTTGTGCGCGATCCGGACACCGACTACGACCGCGTGCTCGTGCTCACGAGCGTCAAACAGCAACTGCGCCAGTTCGAGGCCGACCTCGAGACGATCAACGAGAACCTGCCGACCGACTGGGACCCGATTTCGGGGCTCACACTCGTCGGGAAGGCCGATGTCTGTCCGTATAACCGCGAGAACGCGGCGGGGATTGACGACGGCAACGTCTACGATCGGTGCGAGACCTTGCGGGATCGCACTCGCGACCTCACCGGTGAGGGCGGCGACGCGACGGCCAAAAACCTGGCCGCCCGCGCCCGAAGCCAGCAGATCGGGCTGGCCGACAGCGGCAGCCAGTCGAAGAATACGTTTCTCGGGACTGCAGGCGAACCGACGCCCTATCCGCCTGATCTCCCCGAGTACGGCGATGGCGGTCCCGTGGGGGCCGAGACCGAGTACTGTCCGTTCTACGCGCAGTACTTAGAGGACCTGCCGGACGACGAGGAGGACGGATCGGCCGCGGAAGCGGTTCCCTACGACTTTACCGACGCCGGAATGGTCACGCCAGAAGAACTGGTCGCCCGCTCGGTGAAACACGGCACCTGTCCCCACTCCGTAATGGGGGCCGCCCTCGGCGAGGTCGAGGTCGTGATGGGAAACTACTACCACGCCTTCGACCCCCAGACGGTCGGCTCCTTCACCGGCGCGCTACTCGACGAGTCAACGTTCGTCGTCTGCGACGAGGCCCACATGCTCGAGCCACGCGTTCGCGATCTGGTCAGCGAGGGCGTCGCTGACTCCACGCTCCGGGACGCCGAAACCGAACTCTCTCGGGTCGTCCAGCCGATCAAGTTCGAGCGCGAGGGCCGGCAGGCCGAGGGCGGTTCCAAGACCGCCGATGCCGACCTCGTCCGCGGGGAACTCGCGGACAGCGACATCTCCTACGAGGAACTCAATCGGACCCTCGAGTTCGTCCGGGACCTCCGAGAGGAACTCGATCGCCGGGTCACGGCCCATCTCGACCGGAACTATCGCGGCTGGCAGTCGAACCTGAACGATCTCCATGATGAGGAGATCCCGCTCCGCAATCCGGGCGAGCCCGCCGAGGACGAACTCAGTGAGTGGGCGAGCGAGGCGGGCTACGGCGATGCTGACTGGGTCCGCGCCGAAGCCGTCGGTGCGATTGTCGAGCGAGTACTGAACGAAGCAGAGGACGAGGATCGGACCCGCGCCGCGCCCGCCGTCGGCCGCGTCCTCGGCGAGTGGTACCGCCGCGGCCACACCGACTACTTCCGGGAGATCGAACTCGAGCGCACCTGGGACGATACCGAACCCGCGGACTCGTGGCGACGGGCATACAACGCCCGGCTGTCCCTGCACAACTGTGTCCCCAGTGACGCCATCGGCGACCGGCTCGGCAACTTCGGCGGCGGGATTCTGATGAGCGCGACGCTCGAGCCGATGGAGGCGTTCACCGAGGTGACGGGACTCCAGTACCTCGCGCGCGAGGAAGACCGACCAGTCGTCGAGCGCCGGTACGGGCTCCACTTCCCCGCGGAGAACCGGGAGAGTTTCGCCGTCGCCGCACCGAAGTACACCTACGATAATCGCGGCAGCCCGGGAGCAGACAATCCGACGCGGCGGTCCTACACCAACGCCATCGCGAAAGTCGCTTGCCTCTCCGGTAACGTCCTCGTCGGGATGCCCAGTTACGCCGAAGCCGAGTGGGTCGCCGGGCAGCTCGAGGACCGGGTCGACAAGCCAGTCCTGCTCGACGCCGCGAGCGACGACGAGACGACCCAGTCGCTCAAAGACGAGTTCTTCGCGGGCGAGGGGAAGGTGCTCGTTACGAGTCTTCGGGGTACGCTGACCGAGGGCGTCGACTACAGCGGCGATCGCCTCGCCGCGGCCGTCGTCTGTGGCGTTCCGATCGTCAACACTTCGAGCCCCCGAACGAAGGCCGTGCGCCGGGCCTACGACGACGAGTTCGGTGACGGATTCACCTACGCGCTGACCATTCCCGCAGTCCGGAAGGCCCGGCAGGCAATCGGCCGTGTCATCCGCAGTCCCGAGGACGTCGGCGTTCGGGTCCTGCTCGACGAGCGCTACGCCCGCGATAGTTGGGACTCGGTCAGATCATACCTGCCCGATGACGGCGAGTTCCAACCCGTCAGTCCCGACATGCTCGATGTCGGTCTCGAGCGGTTCGGATCCCGGCTGTCCTCGGAGTAG
- a CDS encoding DUF1684 domain-containing protein has protein sequence MSDSIDVERWRDELESKRAEKDEFFADHPQSPIPPEERDDFEGLDYFEPDPTYRVTATAAVHDDPEVVLMDTTAGQEMRYLRVVTLEFELNREDEDLQDGTFELAAYKQESPNEQPLFVPFRDKTTGQQTYQGGRYMELEPDRDLEDGDELVVDFNLAYSPFCAYSETFDCPLPPEENWLEVTIPAGERYE, from the coding sequence ATGAGCGATTCCATCGACGTCGAGCGCTGGCGCGACGAACTCGAGTCGAAACGCGCCGAGAAAGACGAGTTCTTCGCCGACCATCCCCAGTCACCGATCCCGCCCGAGGAACGGGACGACTTCGAGGGACTCGACTATTTCGAACCGGACCCGACCTACCGCGTGACTGCGACCGCGGCGGTCCACGACGACCCCGAGGTCGTCCTGATGGACACCACCGCGGGCCAGGAGATGCGCTATCTCCGCGTCGTAACCCTTGAGTTCGAACTCAACCGTGAGGACGAGGACCTGCAGGACGGGACGTTCGAACTCGCGGCCTACAAACAGGAGAGCCCGAACGAGCAGCCGCTGTTCGTGCCGTTCCGTGACAAGACGACAGGCCAGCAGACCTACCAAGGCGGTCGGTACATGGAACTCGAGCCGGATCGAGATCTCGAGGACGGCGACGAACTCGTCGTGGACTTCAACCTCGCGTACTCGCCGTTCTGTGCCTACAGCGAGACCTTCGACTGTCCGCTACCCCCGGAAGAGAACTGGCTCGAGGTGACGATTCCGGCCGGTGAGCGCTACGAATAG
- a CDS encoding class I SAM-dependent methyltransferase — MSVREEFDDWAASGRDKGMEERHWHTAKHALARIPIEAGDTVLDLGCGSGYAGRALRDTKGAGRVYGLDGSPEMARNAAGYTDDPAVGYLVGDFDALPFADDSIDHIWSMEAFYYAADPHHTLEEVARVLRPGGTFYCAVNYYEENVHSHEWQEFIAIEMTRWDREQYREAFRDAGLAVAEQDTIPDREITIPDAAEFPTEDWDTRENMVERYREFGTLLTVGVAP, encoded by the coding sequence ATGAGCGTTCGCGAGGAGTTCGACGATTGGGCGGCGAGCGGTCGGGACAAGGGGATGGAGGAGCGCCACTGGCACACTGCAAAGCATGCGCTCGCACGGATACCGATCGAAGCCGGCGACACCGTCCTCGATCTCGGCTGTGGGAGCGGCTACGCCGGACGCGCGCTCCGCGATACCAAGGGTGCCGGCCGGGTCTACGGACTCGACGGCTCGCCCGAAATGGCACGCAACGCAGCGGGGTACACCGATGACCCGGCCGTCGGCTATCTCGTCGGTGACTTCGACGCCCTCCCTTTCGCCGATGACTCGATCGACCACATCTGGAGTATGGAAGCCTTCTATTACGCGGCAGATCCCCATCACACGCTCGAGGAGGTCGCCCGCGTCCTCCGTCCCGGTGGCACCTTCTACTGTGCGGTGAACTACTACGAGGAAAACGTCCACTCCCACGAGTGGCAGGAGTTCATCGCTATCGAGATGACCCGTTGGGACCGCGAGCAGTACCGCGAGGCCTTCCGCGACGCGGGACTCGCCGTCGCCGAGCAAGACACCATTCCCGATCGCGAGATCACGATTCCCGACGCGGCCGAGTTCCCCACGGAAGACTGGGACACTCGCGAGAACATGGTCGAACGCTACCGCGAGTTCGGGACGCTGCTCACCGTCGGCGTCGCTCCCTGA
- a CDS encoding Zn-ribbon containing protein, whose translation MPHQCTNCGRTFADGSKEMLSGCPDCGGNKFQFAPTTTATAQSSGGTDADGSGSVDAASASADAQSPESDSVATRAAETVRGWVSAGSADEPDAESAEQSEPNGSTAATGSDGSWPSSDDSDSSDSSSPSDGEFEEWPETARRPEDRSGSPAEAAAESSTETGSDERAPSQDLSDRQSSGPTATMADDENSAQADARSEVVPSDDLPPHSGNPDGDGSGPDSDAGGVVGPQSEAKTGTGLETGAGVGPDADDQPPEHGRVVSEPSGQRPSIEELRAELNDQFESIKIVRPGQYELNLMELYNRDEYIISLQEDGRYVIDVPDSWHDDDEDDD comes from the coding sequence ATGCCACACCAGTGTACGAACTGCGGCCGGACGTTCGCCGACGGCTCCAAGGAGATGCTGTCGGGGTGTCCAGACTGCGGCGGGAACAAGTTTCAGTTTGCGCCGACCACGACGGCCACAGCCCAATCGTCCGGTGGAACTGATGCCGACGGTTCGGGGTCGGTCGATGCTGCGAGTGCTTCCGCGGACGCTCAGTCGCCCGAATCGGACAGCGTCGCGACACGCGCCGCGGAAACCGTTCGCGGCTGGGTATCCGCTGGGTCCGCCGACGAACCGGATGCGGAGTCCGCCGAGCAGTCGGAGCCGAACGGATCGACGGCAGCTACGGGGTCGGACGGCTCCTGGCCCTCGAGCGATGACTCCGACAGTAGTGATTCGAGCTCGCCGTCGGACGGTGAGTTCGAAGAGTGGCCCGAGACGGCGCGACGGCCCGAGGATCGGTCCGGATCGCCGGCCGAGGCGGCTGCCGAGTCGTCAACTGAGACGGGCTCCGACGAGCGGGCTCCATCTCAGGACCTGTCGGACCGACAATCGAGCGGCCCGACTGCGACGATGGCGGACGACGAGAATTCGGCACAGGCCGACGCCCGCAGCGAAGTCGTTCCCTCGGACGATCTCCCGCCTCACTCCGGAAATCCGGATGGAGACGGATCGGGACCTGACAGCGACGCGGGCGGTGTCGTCGGTCCGCAGAGCGAAGCCAAAACCGGGACCGGATTAGAGACTGGGGCTGGGGTCGGCCCCGATGCCGATGACCAGCCCCCGGAACACGGTCGCGTCGTCAGCGAACCGAGCGGGCAGCGCCCGTCGATCGAGGAGCTCCGGGCGGAGCTCAATGACCAGTTCGAGAGCATCAAGATCGTCCGGCCGGGACAGTACGAACTCAACCTGATGGAGCTCTACAACCGGGACGAATACATAATCTCCCTGCAGGAAGACGGGCGGTACGTCATTGACGTGCCGGATTCGTGGCACGACGACGACGAGGACGACGACTGA
- a CDS encoding Era-like GTP-binding protein — protein MGLFTELKDSISRATDRLFSEQEPKRIGIYGPPNAGKTTLANRIARDWTGDAVGAESHVPHETRRARRKENVEIERDGKTVTIDIVDTPGVTTKVDYEEFTDEMDEDDAIRRSREATEGVAEAMHWLREDVDGVIYVLDSAEDPITQVNTMLIGIVESRDLPVLIFANKTDLEESSVKRIEDAFPQHKTVPLSAKEGDNMDEVYDNIAEYFG, from the coding sequence ATGGGACTGTTCACAGAACTCAAAGATAGTATTTCCCGGGCTACGGACCGCCTGTTTTCGGAACAGGAGCCCAAACGAATCGGTATTTACGGTCCGCCGAATGCTGGCAAGACGACGCTCGCGAACCGTATCGCGCGTGACTGGACTGGTGACGCGGTCGGGGCGGAGAGTCACGTCCCGCACGAGACACGTCGCGCACGCAGAAAAGAAAATGTCGAGATCGAACGGGACGGCAAGACGGTGACCATCGACATCGTCGACACACCGGGTGTGACGACGAAGGTCGACTACGAAGAGTTCACCGACGAAATGGACGAAGATGACGCCATTCGCCGCTCCCGTGAAGCTACCGAGGGCGTCGCCGAAGCGATGCACTGGCTGCGAGAGGATGTCGACGGCGTCATCTACGTTCTGGATAGCGCAGAGGATCCGATCACGCAGGTCAACACGATGCTGATCGGTATCGTCGAGTCTCGCGATCTTCCCGTTCTGATCTTCGCGAACAAGACCGACCTCGAGGAATCAAGCGTCAAGCGGATCGAGGACGCCTTCCCACAGCACAAGACCGTTCCGCTGTCCGCAAAGGAGGGCGACAACATGGACGAAGTGTACGACAACATCGCCGAATACTTCGGGTGA